One genomic segment of Coffea arabica cultivar ET-39 chromosome 6e, Coffea Arabica ET-39 HiFi, whole genome shotgun sequence includes these proteins:
- the LOC113696987 gene encoding organic cation/carnitine transporter 7-like, whose protein sequence is MADQSISYTPEDAISGMGFGKFQGLLLVYAGLGWISEAMEMMILSFVGVAVQSEWGLSPAEESLITSVVFAGMLAGCYFWGIISDAYGRRKGFIGTTTVVTVAGICSSLAPSYILFLASRCLLGFGVGGGLVFAAWFLEFIPIANRGAWIFALTAFWSSGSVVEALLAWIIMPRFGWRWLLALSCLPSLFVLLLSGFTPESPRYLCVKGKMEESQKILEKVATMNKTKLPPGVLVLDRTRNMDEEHCPLLDTSLLPSAREKKRSSGICLSSFVMIFSSKLWKTTLLLWILYFASTFSYYGIVLLISELSSKHSNCGSTKNFLKSTEDSGLYRDVFITSFADLAGLAVSAVVVDRLGRKLTVKIFLALGFILLLPLVVHHNEIATTALLFGSRMSVMSAYSVIVVYSREIYPTSVRATGVGSATAIGRIGGIICPLVAVGLVRDCHQTAAILLFEAVIVLTGFCTLFFPSETSGQGLTDVTSLSNEE, encoded by the exons ATGGCAGATCAGAGCATCAGCTATACTCCAGAAGATGCAATTTCCGGGATGGGATTCGGGAAATTCCAAGGGCTCCTACTAGTTTATGCTGGACTTGGTTGGATTTCTGAGGCAATGGAAATGATGATTCTGTCTTTTGTTGGAGTAGCTGTTCAATCTGAGTGGGGACTCTCTCCTGCTGAAGAAAGCTTGATAACATCTGTGGTCTTTGCTGGCATGCTAGCTGGATGTTACTTTTGGGGCATCATATCCGATGCATATGGAAGAAG GAAAGGCTTTATTGGTACAACAACAGTGGTGACTGTAGCTGGAATTTGTAGCTCTTTGGCTCCaagttatattttatttttggcatcGCGTTGTTTGCTTGGATTTGGTGTAGGAGGTGGCCTAGTGTTTGCAGCATGGTTTCTGGAGTTCATTCCTATAGCTAATAGAGGTGCTTGGATATTCGCCCTTACAGCTTTCTGGTCATCTGGATCTGTGGTCGAGGCTTTACTTGCATGG ATTATCATGCCAAGATTTGGTTGGAGATGGCTACTAGCTTTATCTTGTTTACCATCATTGTTTGTACTTCTCCTTTCTGGCTTTACACCCGAGTCACCAAGGTATCTATGTGTGAAAGGAAAAATGGAGGAATCTCAGAAGATATTGGAAAAAGTAGCGACCATGAACAAGACAAAACTTCCCCCCGGAGTCCTTGTCTTAGATCGAACAAGAAACATGGACGAAGAACACTGTCCATTATTAGATACTTCTCTTCTCCCCTCAGCAAGAGAAAAGAAGCGTAGCTCAGGAATTTGCCTATCATCATTCGTCATGATATTCTCATCAAAACTATGGAAAACAACTCTTCTTCTATGGATTCTATACTTTGCGAGTACTTTTTCATACTATGGTATCGTATTATTGATCTCTGAGCTAAGTAGTAAACATAGTAATTGTGGTTCGACCAAAAACTTTTTGAAGAGTACCGAGGATTCTGGCCTCTATAGAGATGTATTTATCACATCTTTTGCAG ATTTAGCTGGGCTAGCAGTGTCTGCAGTTGTTGTTGACAGATTAGGCCGAAAGCTCACCGTGAAGATTTTCTTGGCACTGGGTTTTATTTTGCTTCTACCACTGGTTGTGCATCACAATGAGATTGCGACCACAGCTCTATTGTTTGGCTCACGCATGTCTGTTATGTCAGCATACAGTGTCATTGTTGTCTACTCAAGGGAG ATATATCCAACTTCAGTGAGGGCAACTGGTGTTGGAAGTGCAACAGCTATTGGACGAATTGGTGGAATAATATGCCCTCTTGTAGCAGTTGGTTTAGTCAGGGATTGCCATCAAACAGCAGCAATACTTCTGTTTGAGGCTGTGATAGTTCTCACGGGATTCTGtactcttttctttccttcagaGACCAGTGGACAAGGTTTGACTGACGTTACAAGCCTGTCCAATGAGGAGTAG